A genomic segment from Coccinella septempunctata chromosome 3, icCocSept1.1, whole genome shotgun sequence encodes:
- the LOC123309256 gene encoding transmembrane protein 41 homolog isoform X2 yields the protein MTTDQQLQVEQTNERISTKKALISVLGIFVGSLFLLILVYSTFPNVTEEEKVHIKVPFNIEDAKNLGLVLNRYKVDHYYQVMLGVFLIYIFLQTFAIPGSLFLSILSGFLFPFHEALLLICICSALGASLCFLLSQLLGRKLVMKLCPKKAEEWAVQINQHKDNLLNYIIFLRMTPILPNWFINLTAPLLGVPLVPFALGTFIGVAPPSFFAIQGGRTLQDLTSTHNPLSLNSVGLLFLFGIVSLIPVFLKKKLKNKQN from the exons ATGACTACAGACCAACAATTACAAG TCGAGCAAACGAATGAAAGAATATCCACCAAAAAAGCCCTCATATCAGTATTAGGTATATTTGTTGGGTCGCTTTTTTTACTAATTTTAGTATATAGCACTTTTCCTAATGTCACTGA AGAAGAAAAAGTGCATATCAAGGTTCCTTTCAATATAGAGGATGCTAAAAATTTGGGCTTAGTTTTGAACAGATACAAGGTGGATCATTATTATCAAGTTATGCTTGGTGTCTTCTTGATTTATATATT TCTTCAGACATTCGCCATTCCAGGATCTTTATTTTTATCCATACTGTCTGGATTCCTATTTCCATTCCATGAAGCTTTACTTTTGATATGCATTTGCTCAGCTTTAGGGGCATCTCTTTGCTTCCTTTTGTCTCAGTTGTTAGGAAGGAAGCTTGTGATGAAGCTTTGCCCAAAAAAAGCTGAGGAATGGGCTGTGCAAATAAATCAGCATAAAGATAATTTGCTGAATTACATAATATTTCTCAG aatgaCACCGATTCTGCCAAACTGGTTCATAAATCTAACAGCGCCCCTATTAGGTGTACCCTTAGTGCCTTTTGCCTTAGGGACTTTTATTGGAGTTGCTCCTCCATCATTTTTTGCAATTCAGGGAGGTAGAACTTTACAAGACTTGACATCGACTCACAATCCACTTAGTCTGAACTCAGTAggattattatttctttttggAATTGTATCCCTCATTCCAgtgtttctgaagaaaaaattgaagaataaacaaaattaa
- the LOC123309563 gene encoding tubulin-specific chaperone cofactor E-like protein translates to MTSLLEALEQKYGEREMAFEDLDDSKYEDIAISIFVPCRSPRALVPSLLVLNDCDITTAGDREALVAKCSCVEELDLAKNKLHDWPEVFCILQQMPRLKFVNLSFNELSTPINKIDLYWEQLRNLVLNSTFIRWESIQEILGHLPQLEELHLSLNDYKHVHLFREEDDCDCQAEERATKNHETNCCCPKFDYRGKHSHTKLRKLHFTGNPVREWWQVCKLGYAFPNLESLVLANCPIDSLKIDVSRCSCDKKCRSMNSQEAFKKLEILNLNSTDLSGWDDVETLAKFPALNCVRVQGCPLWESNEYTEHERRQLFIARLPNVNTLNGGGKIGHDEREDAERAFIRYYMEKPECERPDRYFELVSIHGKLDPLVNIDLRPEKRVKVLFTCGNNSEIRSVDVYRTVSDLKLKLEAFAGFSASKMRLFYVDQDLRDIQGPEEMKYPHKQLYSYNIYSGDEIIIDYKGRSSERNSLSQSI, encoded by the exons ATGACGTCACTATTGGAGGCTCTGGAACAGAAATATGGAGAGAGGGAAATGGCCTTCGAGGATTTGGACGATTCGAAATATGAAGATATAGCTATTTCCATATTTGTGCCTTGTAGGTCACCCAGAGCTCTGGTTCCATCCCTTTTGGTATTGAATGACTGTGATATTACCACTGCCGGGGACAGAGAAGCTTTAGTAGCAAAATGTTCTTGCGTTGAAGAGCTGGATCTCGCAAAAAATAAGCTCCACGATTGGCCAGAG gtatTCTGCATTCTTCAACAGATGCCCCGGCTCAAATTCGTGAATTTAAGCTTCAACGAATTATCCACGCCCATAAATAAAATAGACCTTTATTGGGAACAGCTACGCAACCTCGTCCTGAACTCCACCTTCATCAGATGGGAAAGCATCCAGGAGATTCTCGGCCATCTTCCCCAGCTGGAAGAGCTCCATCTGAGCCTCAACGATTACAAGCACGTACATCTGTTTCGTGAAGAGGACGATTGCGACTGTCAAGCGGAAGAACGCGCGACCAAGAACCACGAGACGAATTGCTGTTGCCCAAAATTCGATTACCGGGGAAAACATTCGCACACCAAACTGAGAAAATTACACTTTACGGGGAATCCCGTGAGAGAATGGTGGCAGGTCTGCAAGCTCGGTTACGCCTTTCCCAACCTGGAGTCGCTGGTACTTGCCAATTGTCCGATCGATTCCCTGAAAATCGACGTGTCTAGATGTTCCTGTGATAAAAAGTGCCGTTCTATGAACTCGCAAGAAGCTTTCAagaaacttgaaattttgaatttgaattctaCCGATTTGTCCGGTTGGGATGATGTTGAAACGTTGGCGAAATTTCCTGCCCTGAATTGTGTCCGAGTTCAG GGATGTCCTTTGTGGGAAAGCAACGAGTATACAGAACATGAAAGGAGGCAGCTATTCATCGCTAGACTACCAAACGTGAACACCTTGAATGGAGGTGGTAAAATTGGGCATGATGAAAGGGAAGATGCCGAGAGAGCATTCATAAGGTATTATATGGAAAAACCAGAATGCGAAAGACCTGACAG GTATTTCGAATTGGTTTCCATCCACGGAAAATTGGACCCGTTGGTGAACATAGATCTAAGACCCGAAAAACGGGTTAAAGTGTTGTTCACCTGCGGTAATAACAGCGAAATTCGTTCGGTTGATGTCTATCGCACAGTCAGCGATCTCAAGCTCAAACTGGAAGCATTTGCTGGATTTTCCGCATCGAAAATGAGATTATTTTACGTCGATCAGGACCTGAGGGATATTCAG GGTCCTGAGGAAATGAAATATCCCCATAAGCAGCTTTACAGTTATAATATTTACTCAGGCGATGAGATAATAATCGACTATAAGGGTAGATCATCCGAAAGAAATTCTCTGAGCCAATCAATTTAA
- the LOC123309256 gene encoding transmembrane protein 41 homolog isoform X1: MTTDQQLQAVEQTNERISTKKALISVLGIFVGSLFLLILVYSTFPNVTEEEKVHIKVPFNIEDAKNLGLVLNRYKVDHYYQVMLGVFLIYIFLQTFAIPGSLFLSILSGFLFPFHEALLLICICSALGASLCFLLSQLLGRKLVMKLCPKKAEEWAVQINQHKDNLLNYIIFLRMTPILPNWFINLTAPLLGVPLVPFALGTFIGVAPPSFFAIQGGRTLQDLTSTHNPLSLNSVGLLFLFGIVSLIPVFLKKKLKNKQN, encoded by the exons ATGACTACAGACCAACAATTACAAG CAGTCGAGCAAACGAATGAAAGAATATCCACCAAAAAAGCCCTCATATCAGTATTAGGTATATTTGTTGGGTCGCTTTTTTTACTAATTTTAGTATATAGCACTTTTCCTAATGTCACTGA AGAAGAAAAAGTGCATATCAAGGTTCCTTTCAATATAGAGGATGCTAAAAATTTGGGCTTAGTTTTGAACAGATACAAGGTGGATCATTATTATCAAGTTATGCTTGGTGTCTTCTTGATTTATATATT TCTTCAGACATTCGCCATTCCAGGATCTTTATTTTTATCCATACTGTCTGGATTCCTATTTCCATTCCATGAAGCTTTACTTTTGATATGCATTTGCTCAGCTTTAGGGGCATCTCTTTGCTTCCTTTTGTCTCAGTTGTTAGGAAGGAAGCTTGTGATGAAGCTTTGCCCAAAAAAAGCTGAGGAATGGGCTGTGCAAATAAATCAGCATAAAGATAATTTGCTGAATTACATAATATTTCTCAG aatgaCACCGATTCTGCCAAACTGGTTCATAAATCTAACAGCGCCCCTATTAGGTGTACCCTTAGTGCCTTTTGCCTTAGGGACTTTTATTGGAGTTGCTCCTCCATCATTTTTTGCAATTCAGGGAGGTAGAACTTTACAAGACTTGACATCGACTCACAATCCACTTAGTCTGAACTCAGTAggattattatttctttttggAATTGTATCCCTCATTCCAgtgtttctgaagaaaaaattgaagaataaacaaaattaa